In Halogranum gelatinilyticum, the following are encoded in one genomic region:
- a CDS encoding YndJ family protein: MSSTESDAGGLSLAGIALPDASALVGGVVWLSLLLVGDLDVVEQALTLAPLVLVPLGVGMAATPPFTGAARRLYDTSVVIQPVGAILFAASVVVPFDGGVAAVLAAPWIVVTGLLALAAVARASERGLRPLPETVVDTGLAYAVVGAVALVLYHLDVTFWFSPVIVLLTAVHFHYAGFVLPVVTGLVGRSATRQSRVYEAVATVVLVGPALIAVGISFSPLVEVLAVTVFTTAVAVLGGYVLVRTAPTRPRLQGTLVGLSALALPVSMCLALGYAVAVYFGFDPFGLSISRMVRIHGALNAFGFALVGLLGWRLAVPPRVERR, from the coding sequence ATGAGTAGCACAGAGAGCGACGCGGGCGGACTGTCGCTCGCAGGTATCGCTCTGCCGGACGCGAGCGCGCTCGTGGGTGGCGTTGTCTGGCTGAGCCTGCTCCTCGTCGGCGACCTCGACGTCGTCGAACAGGCACTGACGCTCGCACCGCTCGTGTTAGTCCCGCTGGGTGTCGGGATGGCGGCGACGCCGCCGTTCACGGGGGCAGCACGTCGCCTCTACGACACGTCGGTCGTCATCCAGCCGGTCGGTGCGATTCTGTTCGCTGCGTCGGTTGTCGTCCCGTTCGACGGTGGCGTTGCGGCGGTGCTCGCGGCACCGTGGATCGTCGTCACCGGACTCCTCGCACTCGCTGCGGTGGCCCGCGCCTCCGAACGGGGGCTGCGACCGCTTCCGGAGACGGTCGTTGACACCGGGTTGGCCTACGCCGTCGTCGGTGCTGTCGCACTCGTCCTCTACCACCTCGACGTCACGTTCTGGTTCAGCCCCGTCATCGTCCTGCTCACCGCAGTCCACTTCCACTACGCGGGGTTCGTCCTGCCGGTCGTGACGGGACTGGTAGGTCGCAGTGCGACCCGACAGAGCCGCGTATACGAGGCGGTGGCCACCGTCGTCCTCGTCGGTCCGGCACTCATCGCGGTCGGCATCTCGTTTTCGCCACTTGTGGAGGTGCTCGCAGTCACCGTGTTCACGACCGCCGTGGCGGTTCTCGGTGGATACGTCCTCGTCAGGACGGCACCGACACGACCTCGGTTACAGGGGACGCTCGTCGGCCTCTCCGCGCTGGCGCTGCCAGTCTCGATGTGCCTCGCGTTGGGCTACGCTGTTGCGGTCTACTTCGGCTTCGATCCCTTCGGCCTGAGCATCTCGCGGATGGTTCGCATCCACGGGGCATTGAACGCCTTCGGCTTCGCACTGGTGGGCCTGCTCGGCTGGCGACTAGCAGTTCCACCTCGCGTCGAGCGACGTTGA